The Denticeps clupeoides chromosome 4, fDenClu1.1, whole genome shotgun sequence genome segment AattaagtgtttcacaatgaaattaacttcactttcaaatatgcAATCAGTCAAATAAAGAACACTGTTTTGTTCAGAGACACATGCATGGTATTTCCAATTATGCATTTGTTAATCATAttctataaaataaacaaaacgtacattttctgcatttgtCAGATGCTCTTATGTAAGTGCTTTAAAACGTCTATCATTCTAATATTTTGCTTTAACCCATTTATCAAATTCCATTTGTTTAACaactaaaagaaaaattaaCTCATAAATCATAATTTGTATTACATATACAAAGTCCCTAAGAGCCCTACTTTCctacagaaatgttttttaactttcatttgaagattatttttatattaatgcaGTATAGTAAAATCATGCACAAAACTTGtagtttaaaatgattttatttttcagttttagtTGCTTTCGGTGTGACAAAATGCCAATATTTTGAAACGTGGATATAAAtggatgaaaatgaataaacagagtCGGGGcttttgattgatttattatCAAGCCACCGGTTTGTTCATAGTTTGCGGCGCGGGGTGCCCGCAGTTTAGCGGTACTTCTCAGCCAGAGCCAGAGCCAGGTTGGAAAAGAACTTGTCCAAGGACACCTGGACCTCAGGGGTGAAGTCCGCTGGGTAATAGGCGCCGATGACCACGATGAGGTTGTGTGCCAGGATCTTTGGGACAAAGCGCACGATATGTTGTTCACCTAGGGCCGACTCAGGTTGCCACGGTCTCCTAATCATGTTTTACGATGATGAAGCCTTACCTTGAAGTTGGCAGGGTCCACGCGGAGCTTGAACGCGTGCAGCTCGCTCAGAGGGCCAAGGGCGCCGACCAGGTCGTCAGTCTTCCCCACGGCCTCACCGATGGCACCCATGATTTTCTTGGCATGGCCCTTCACGGGAGCGGAGCCGGGGCTGAGGTCGGGCCAGTGGGAGAAGTAGGTCTTGGTTTGAGGGTAGACGGTAAGCATTCTGGAGGAAGTTAACAGTAAATACTATGAAATAGCTTCTGGTGCACAACAACGAACAAGCAACCAAATTCCTAGATTTATTCGAAAAAGGTTACAAGTTTACCTGCCCAGGGCTTCAGTGCCGATTTCATCGGCCTTCCCAGATATTTTGCCCCAGATGGCCTTCACCACAGACTTGTCCTTAGCTGAGAGACTCATGACTGCGTCCTCTGTGTCTTCTTCGCGAGTGTCAGGAATAAATCTGAAAAGGTGCTGGTCCCACTGGACCCTTATGGCCTTTATATCAACGCACGAAGGGGGACCACACCCCGTCCCATCCACACCGCCACCCCACCCCTCATGCTACGTGACCTGTAATTTTATATCAAACCTGCGTGAGGAGCCAACTTTTATTCTGTCATGTTAAGATAAGAAAAATGCAGAGCGGGGTCACGGAATGGTGACCCCcttcaaaaaaatattttaaaaaatccacagaaatgcttttcatttgcTTACTTATGCTTACATGCTGCTTTATTTCTCAAGATTAAATATCTCAAAATCTATTTAATATTGTTGTCAAAAACCTGTAGATTGAACCTCTGATGAGAACGAGGAATTGCATCCCCTCTTTCAATAGACCTGTACAGCAgaactgttcatttaaatgaaagcTTTTACAAATCAACACAGTAACCTAGCGGCCAACAAACAGAACTAACATTCCAGCTGGATGACCCataaggtcacaggttcaaaccttaAAGCTGAAAAAGCTTTAAGAAAGAATTTAAGAGCTAAATGCAATTCATCAGAAATGTGAAGAAATGTACCACTGTGTGCCAATATGGGTACAAATGCTTGTTGCTGGGGCAGTacccttctgaagaacaataatgtacaggccaaaagtttggacacaccttctcattcaatgtgtttactttattttcatgaccatttacatctgTCCTTTTAAGGCACAATATCTGACAATTTAAGGTGGTATGACTGAAATACATGTACAACCAAcagatatatttaaatatttcattcagaacCAAAGAACAGTGACATACttcaaattaatacaaatacaatcaATGTTAATATCAGCTCAATCAATTCAGTTATTAGAATGCATTCATTAGAAAGGTGGTCTATTCTTAATATGTCCCTGACTACACGTTAATACGCTAAAAATGATAATTCTACCACATTTTTCTTacttatttcaatgcataccaatatttctgcctcCGTTGTTTTTATCTGGAACAAGAAGGTTCAGAGACTACACAGACAGtacttacaaagaccaagaGAACTTGGATggttagccttaccacattttaggttttattattgggcatctaatattaggatcctcaaataAGCATCAGATCCTCAAATCaattggttggcaatagaagcaaattcggtcaaacctGTATCTCTGAAAGCTTTAGTGCACTCTCCTAGtctgtcttccactttgccCCTGTACCAAAAAATAGGACTGTTAAAACTTCTCTCAGAATTTGGGCTCAGTTTAAACGTtaccagttccctccatctttGGTTGATGAGCTGTTCActatgtggtcaaaagctggcattcactgttttaaagacctatacatagacaatgtctttgcctctttctcacacctgcttcataaatattctcttcctcagcagCATTTAGAAACTTTGGATACTTGCAGGTGCAtagctttgctcatcatacttttcccacatttcccaaccTAAGGTTTGGTttcttatatttataataaaaattttaatttatgcGCTAATTCACTAACCCTTTGGGAGGAagatttgggacaggaaattcctgatgagatttgAAAGGAGGTTCTGCTGCGAGTTCATGGATCATCCATTTGCGCTAGACTTGGTACAGTTTTAAGATCTTAAaccgttcatattacactaaggggtgtagtagcctagtgggtaaaaaaaaaaaaaaacactcttgcctattaaccagaagaccctggttaaCAAATCAcgcttactatcattgtgtccctgagcaagacacttaaccctaagttgctccacggggggactgtccctgtaactactgattgtaagtcgctctggataagggattATCGCTCTGATAAATCCCGTAAAtgtcaaaatgtaaatgtaaatctatgaGGGCGTCAGTCCATTTtgtgaccgatgtcagcagtcctCTGCAGTCCtctgccaatattattcatatgttctctttgtggggaaaagagtaGGTCCTTTTCTCGAATTTCCCTTCTGTTCCTGGGTACATGTCTGGGTGGAGCTTTGCAGTGgaggttttcatttttatttgtttttgtataggttgattgTGGGGGTGATTGTAGACTGTTTTTTTAGTGTagtatctgtatgtatgtgtatgtatatatttttcttttccttttgtttggttttgtttttattagtagtttttattggggtctagattggggattgagctgttttttgtaaccttttgagaatattgttattgttcatgctctaattctaataaacaaagtaaaaaaaagaatgcattcattaaaagaaaaagtatgCATTTCAccatgaacatgaacaatttCTAAATGAGGTATTCTAATTATTTACAGGAAATATACTGAAGTCTTTCCCCTTTAACACTTCACATACAAAgtatactgaaataaaaaaaagaaagaaatcaaaaCCATCCAAGTTGTACAAGTGGATGGCCAtgaaatttaataaatgaactaATGGCACCAAACTGACCAATTGAAGTGCAGTGGTCATTGTTTCACATTGCGCTCATTTAGTGTAAAATTTGATCATGTTCTGAATCTCTGGTTCAGGCTACTCTAATGCACTTTTAACTTCATCCCCACCCAACAGAAGAATCCAAAGAACCCAAAGAAGTGAGATTCATCCCATTTTAAGTCCAGGCATCTTTTTTTTGGACCACCTTACTTACTGCACTGCAGTGCAATTCCATTTCTTACTAATTTTAATGGGTACAATCTTTTTATCCCACAAACGCGGATCCCAAGGTGCCTAGATGAAACACAGAATTGGTGCACATTTAATataaagtgtgaagtgattgttacttgtgatacacagaagcacagtacacggtgcacacagtgaaatttgccctctgcatttaacccatcaccctgagtgagcagtgggcagccatgacaggtgcccggggagcagtgtgtggggacggtgctttgctcagtggcaccttggccaccttctgattttggggccgctccttaaccactaggccaccactgccccaataaataaattaagcaAAAATGTAGTTgagttattgttttttatttaacattgttaatgttgtattgttttataCAACATTGGTTgaacttttaaataaataacaacaataataattgttgtttaaatgcaaattaatacaaacaaacacTTATTCAACACCGGCATTAAActcaggggggaaaaaaagctccGTCATGCTTAAAATTTCCTGCCAATGCAAACTGCCTGGTCATTTTCTGGTGGCGATCCAATCTTCACCGGGTCACGTCAGAAACGTTTGATTGCCAACAGCAGACCAATCAAACTCATTTGAGTAACCGTGGGTGGAGCCCTCTGTCCTCTTTATATTGGGCTGCACGGCCACATTCTTCTCATTCCAGTTGGAGAGCTTTTACGcaccagaaccagaagaaaCCCGCAGGAGTCAAGATGGTTGAGTGGACTGATGCTGAGCGCAGCGCCATTGCCAGCCTGTGGGGCAAGATCAGCGTTGATGAAATCGGACCCCAGGCCCTGAGCAGGTACTTGTGCCCCCCTCCtccttattattaataattttttttgggagTGGGGGACGCCATTTAACAAGAATTTCATCGCGCAGGCTGCTGATCGTGTCACCCTGGACCCAGAGGTATTTCAGCACCTTCGGGAACCTGTCCAGTCCCGCCGCCATCCAAGGCAATGCCAAGGTGGCCCACCACGGCAAGGTGGTGATGGGAGGACTCGAGAGAGCCGTGAAGAACCTGGACGACATCAAGAACACCTACGCCGCCCTGAGCGTGATGCACTCCGAGAAGCTCCACGTGGATCCCGATAACTTCAGGGTGAGCAGATCGCTCGACGGTGACGTCGCAGTGGCACTGTATTAATATGCTCATAAAGAATGAAAAGCGCTGATCAAAGCATTTCTCATCACAGCT includes the following:
- the LOC114787996 gene encoding hemoglobin subunit beta-like, with amino-acid sequence MVEWTDAERSAIASLWGKISVDEIGPQALSRLLIVSPWTQRYFSTFGNLSSPAAIQGNAKVAHHGKVVMGGLERAVKNLDDIKNTYAALSVMHSEKLHVDPDNFRLLADCITLCVAMKFGPSVFTADAHEAWQKFLLVVASALGRQYH
- the LOC114787997 gene encoding hemoglobin subunit alpha-like: MSLSAKDKSVVKAIWGKISGKADEIGTEALGRMLTVYPQTKTYFSHWPDLSPGSAPVKGHAKKIMGAIGEAVGKTDDLVGALGPLSELHAFKLRVDPANFKILAHNLIVVIGAYYPADFTPEVQVSLDKFFSNLALALAEKYR